The following coding sequences are from one Natranaerobius trueperi window:
- a CDS encoding MBL fold metallo-hydrolase has product MKAKLRIGLILVVGLIILGSMFLMEEDNELTKETSENVNGELTAHFIDVGQGDAIFLETPCDSHVLVDAGENWEGETVVNYIKDLGINEIDKVVASHPHSDHIGGLSDVYEQLDVNVTYGSGYEHDTETFEEYYELATENSRFEIATKGDELDIDCLDAKFLHPPENHTGEVHDVNLVLNVDFHGNSLLLTGDAEIPSEELMIQNNSEYLSSDILKVGHHGSSTSTGEEFLNEVSPEVAVIQVGVDNRYDHPHPEVLKRLKENNIEIYRNDAQGDIVITIDENGYSTNVEPWEGEVGEVEKQIDEVNLNTASKEKLQEITHISTERAREIKELRPFDTLEQLTEIDGIAEGILEEIQKENIAYVE; this is encoded by the coding sequence ATGAAAGCTAAACTAAGAATTGGACTAATTTTAGTAGTAGGTTTAATTATTTTAGGTTCTATGTTTTTAATGGAAGAAGACAATGAGCTAACAAAAGAAACAAGTGAAAATGTAAATGGTGAGTTAACGGCACACTTTATAGATGTAGGACAAGGAGATGCAATCTTTTTAGAGACACCTTGTGATAGTCATGTTTTAGTGGATGCAGGTGAAAACTGGGAAGGAGAAACTGTTGTAAACTATATTAAGGATTTGGGTATAAATGAAATTGATAAAGTTGTAGCAAGTCATCCTCATTCTGATCATATAGGTGGTCTAAGTGATGTTTATGAACAATTAGATGTAAATGTAACTTATGGTAGTGGGTACGAACATGATACTGAAACATTTGAAGAATACTATGAATTAGCTACAGAAAATAGTAGGTTTGAAATAGCAACTAAAGGTGATGAGTTAGACATAGATTGTTTAGATGCAAAGTTTTTACATCCACCTGAAAACCATACTGGAGAAGTTCATGATGTTAATTTAGTTTTAAATGTAGATTTTCATGGTAACTCACTGTTACTTACAGGTGATGCAGAGATACCCTCTGAAGAGTTGATGATACAAAATAACTCAGAATATTTATCAAGTGATATTTTAAAAGTTGGTCATCATGGCTCTAGTACTAGTACTGGAGAAGAGTTTTTAAATGAAGTAAGTCCTGAAGTTGCAGTCATTCAGGTTGGTGTAGATAATAGATATGATCACCCTCATCCTGAAGTACTTAAACGTCTTAAAGAAAACAATATAGAGATCTATAGAAATGATGCACAAGGTGATATAGTAATAACTATTGATGAAAATGGCTATAGTACAAATGTTGAGCCCTGGGAAGGTGAGGTTGGAGAAGTAGAAAAACAAATAGATGAGGTAAATTTAAATACTGCTTCAAAAGAAAAGTTACAAGAAATAACTCATATTAGTACTGAAAGGGCAAGAGAGATAAAAGAGTTAAGACCTTTTGATACACTAGAGCAACTTACTGAAATTGATGGTATTGCAGAAGGAATTTTAGAAGAGATACAAAAAGAAAATATTGCGTATGTTGAATAA
- a CDS encoding NifB/NifX family molybdenum-iron cluster-binding protein, which translates to MIAITSQGKDLDSQINSRFGRCEYIIFYDQETKDYEAKENPSRHAAGGAGISTAQFLSDNNVKVLITGNVGPKAMRVLNAAEIKVFTKASNTVKEALVDYEKGKLKQTEEATTN; encoded by the coding sequence ATGATAGCTATTACTTCTCAGGGTAAAGATTTAGATTCACAAATTAATAGTCGGTTCGGACGCTGTGAATATATTATTTTTTATGATCAAGAAACGAAAGATTATGAGGCTAAAGAAAATCCATCTAGACATGCTGCGGGAGGTGCAGGAATTAGCACGGCACAATTTTTGTCTGACAATAATGTTAAGGTTTTGATCACAGGAAATGTCGGGCCTAAAGCAATGAGGGTTTTAAATGCTGCAGAGATAAAAGTTTTTACTAAAGCTTCTAATACAGTTAAAGAGGCATTGGTTGATTATGAAAAAGGGAAGCTGAAACAAACAGAAGAAGCTACAACAAACTAA
- a CDS encoding NifB/NifX family molybdenum-iron cluster-binding protein encodes MKIAISTDKGQVASHFGRCPEFTIVEIKNGEVVSKEAISNPGHQPGFLPKFLSEKGVQCIIAGGMGERAKRIFDDNGVGTIVGIEGEVDSVIKKYNEGKLSGNESYCQH; translated from the coding sequence ATGAAGATTGCTATTTCAACAGATAAAGGACAGGTAGCATCACATTTTGGGCGTTGTCCCGAATTTACTATTGTAGAAATTAAAAATGGTGAAGTTGTTTCTAAGGAAGCAATATCTAATCCTGGTCACCAGCCTGGATTTTTACCTAAATTTCTTTCTGAAAAAGGTGTTCAATGTATAATTGCTGGTGGAATGGGAGAAAGAGCTAAAAGAATTTTTGATGATAATGGGGTTGGCACCATTGTAGGGATCGAAGGTGAAGTTGATTCAGTTATTAAAAAATATAATGAAGGAAAACTATCAGGAAACGAATCTTATTGTCAACATTGA
- a CDS encoding DUF5320 domain-containing protein: MPRLDGSGPIGFGPKTGRKAGYCKGFERTGFMNSWMEGSRFLGGRRRGFRNMYYQTGLPRWARSGYSCIPRPAYYQLDPEPYEDQYNSEYERENLKKEANMLKKQLEEINERLDVLEEEDEK; this comes from the coding sequence ATGCCAAGACTAGATGGATCCGGACCAATAGGGTTTGGACCTAAGACAGGAAGAAAAGCAGGTTATTGTAAAGGTTTCGAAAGAACTGGTTTTATGAACTCATGGATGGAAGGTAGTAGATTCTTGGGCGGGCGAAGACGAGGTTTTAGAAATATGTATTACCAAACAGGGTTACCAAGATGGGCTAGGTCAGGCTACAGTTGTATTCCTAGACCTGCATATTATCAACTAGACCCTGAACCATATGAAGACCAATATAATTCTGAGTACGAAAGAGAGAATCTAAAAAAGGAAGCTAATATGTTGAAAAAACAGCTCGAAGAGATCAATGAGCGTTTAGATGTACTAGAAGAAGAAGATGAAAAATAA